A single Sorex araneus isolate mSorAra2 chromosome 8, mSorAra2.pri, whole genome shotgun sequence DNA region contains:
- the MAF gene encoding transcription factor Maf isoform X1, with protein sequence MASELAMSNSDLPTSPLAMEYVNDFDLMKFEVKKEPVETDRIISQCGRLIAGGSLSSTPMSTPCSSVPPSPSFSAPSPGSGSEQKAHLEDYYWMTGYPQQLNPEALGFSPEDAVEALISSSHPLQGGFDGYARGAQQLAQAAGAGAGAALGGGGAEEMGPAAAVVSAVIAAAAAQGGAGPHYHHHHHHHAAAHHHHPTAGAPGGGGGGGGGAPGPAGGGGGGGGAGGGAGGAGGGGGGGGGGGGGGGGGPAGAGGGGGGGSGGGGGAAGAGGALHPVHHHAAAGLHFDDRFSDEQLVTMSVRELNRQLRGVSKEEVIRLKQKRRTLKNRGYAQSCRFKRVQQRHVLESEKNQLLQQVDHLKQEISRLVRERDAYKEKYEKLVSSGFRENGSSSDNPSSPEFFMYPRESSTSVM encoded by the exons ATGGCCTCGGAGCTGGCCATGAGCAACTCCGACCTGCCCACCAGTCCCCTGGCCATGGAATATGTTAATGACTTCGATCTGATGAAGTTCGAAGTGAAAAAGGAGCCGGTGGAGACGGACCGCATCATCAGCCAGTGCGGCCGTCTCATCGCGGGCGGCTCGCTGTCGTCCACCCCCATGAGCACGCCGTGCAGCTCGGTGCCCCCGTCGCCCAGCTTCTCGGCGCCCAGCCCGGGCTCGGGCAGCGAGCAGAAGGCGCACCTGGAGGACTACTACTGGATGACCGGCTACCCGCAGCAGCTCAACCCCGAGGCGCTGGGCTTCAGCCCCGAGGACGCGGTCGAGGCGCTCATCAGCAGCAGCCACCCGCTGCAGGGCGGCTTCGATGGCTACGCGCGCGGCGCCCAGCAGCTGGCCCaggcggccggggcgggcgcgggcgccgcgctgggcggcggcggcgccgaggagatgggccccgccgccgccgtggTGTCCGCCGTGatcgccgcggccgccgcgcagGGCGGCGCGGGCCcgcactaccaccaccaccaccaccaccacgcggccgcccaccaccaccacccgacGGCCGGcgcgcccggcggcggcggcggcggcggcggcggcgcgcccggcccggccggcggcggcggcggcggcggcggcgcgggcggcggcgcgggcggcgcgggcggcggcggcggcggcggcggcggcggcggcggcggcggcggtggcggcccggccggcgcgggcggcggcggcggcggcggcagcggcggcggcgggggcgcggcgggggcggggggcgccctgCACCCGGTGCACCACCACGCCGCGGCCGGCCTGCACTTCGACGACCGCTTCTCGGACGAGCAGCTGGTGACCATGTCGGTGCGCGAGCTGAACCGGCAGCTGCGCGGGGTCAGCAAGGAGGAGGTGATCCGGCTGAAGCAGAAGAGGCGGACCCTGAAAAACCGCGGCTATGCCCAGTCCTGCCGCTTCAAGCGCGTGCAGCAGAGACACGTCCTGGAGTCGGAGAAGAACCAGCTGCTGCAGCAGGTCGACCACCTCAAGCAGGAGATCTCCCGGCTGGTGCGCGAGCGGGACGCCTACAAGGAGAAGTACGAGAAGCTGGTGAGCAGCGGCTTCCGAGAAAACGGCTCGAGCAGCGACAACCCGTCCTCGCCCGAGTTTTTCAT GTACCCAAGGGAATCTTCTACATCAGTGATGTGA
- the MAF gene encoding transcription factor Maf isoform X2: MASELAMSNSDLPTSPLAMEYVNDFDLMKFEVKKEPVETDRIISQCGRLIAGGSLSSTPMSTPCSSVPPSPSFSAPSPGSGSEQKAHLEDYYWMTGYPQQLNPEALGFSPEDAVEALISSSHPLQGGFDGYARGAQQLAQAAGAGAGAALGGGGAEEMGPAAAVVSAVIAAAAAQGGAGPHYHHHHHHHAAAHHHHPTAGAPGGGGGGGGGAPGPAGGGGGGGGAGGGAGGAGGGGGGGGGGGGGGGGGPAGAGGGGGGGSGGGGGAAGAGGALHPVHHHAAAGLHFDDRFSDEQLVTMSVRELNRQLRGVSKEEVIRLKQKRRTLKNRGYAQSCRFKRVQQRHVLESEKNQLLQQVDHLKQEISRLVRERDAYKEKYEKLVSSGFRENGSSSDNPSSPEFFIKYHAGMLIA, from the coding sequence ATGGCCTCGGAGCTGGCCATGAGCAACTCCGACCTGCCCACCAGTCCCCTGGCCATGGAATATGTTAATGACTTCGATCTGATGAAGTTCGAAGTGAAAAAGGAGCCGGTGGAGACGGACCGCATCATCAGCCAGTGCGGCCGTCTCATCGCGGGCGGCTCGCTGTCGTCCACCCCCATGAGCACGCCGTGCAGCTCGGTGCCCCCGTCGCCCAGCTTCTCGGCGCCCAGCCCGGGCTCGGGCAGCGAGCAGAAGGCGCACCTGGAGGACTACTACTGGATGACCGGCTACCCGCAGCAGCTCAACCCCGAGGCGCTGGGCTTCAGCCCCGAGGACGCGGTCGAGGCGCTCATCAGCAGCAGCCACCCGCTGCAGGGCGGCTTCGATGGCTACGCGCGCGGCGCCCAGCAGCTGGCCCaggcggccggggcgggcgcgggcgccgcgctgggcggcggcggcgccgaggagatgggccccgccgccgccgtggTGTCCGCCGTGatcgccgcggccgccgcgcagGGCGGCGCGGGCCcgcactaccaccaccaccaccaccaccacgcggccgcccaccaccaccacccgacGGCCGGcgcgcccggcggcggcggcggcggcggcggcggcgcgcccggcccggccggcggcggcggcggcggcggcggcgcgggcggcggcgcgggcggcgcgggcggcggcggcggcggcggcggcggcggcggcggcggcggcggtggcggcccggccggcgcgggcggcggcggcggcggcggcagcggcggcggcgggggcgcggcgggggcggggggcgccctgCACCCGGTGCACCACCACGCCGCGGCCGGCCTGCACTTCGACGACCGCTTCTCGGACGAGCAGCTGGTGACCATGTCGGTGCGCGAGCTGAACCGGCAGCTGCGCGGGGTCAGCAAGGAGGAGGTGATCCGGCTGAAGCAGAAGAGGCGGACCCTGAAAAACCGCGGCTATGCCCAGTCCTGCCGCTTCAAGCGCGTGCAGCAGAGACACGTCCTGGAGTCGGAGAAGAACCAGCTGCTGCAGCAGGTCGACCACCTCAAGCAGGAGATCTCCCGGCTGGTGCGCGAGCGGGACGCCTACAAGGAGAAGTACGAGAAGCTGGTGAGCAGCGGCTTCCGAGAAAACGGCTCGAGCAGCGACAACCCGTCCTCGCCCGAGTTTTTCAT